The uncultured Roseibium sp. genome contains a region encoding:
- the crcB gene encoding fluoride efflux transporter CrcB → MNHFLLVALGGGIGAGLRHLVGLWTLKAFGPDFPYGTITVNIVGSLIMGLFIGWLVRHGVGGSQSLRYFVATGMLGGFTTFSAFSLDVALMWERGATQAAVAYVLLSVALSIAAVFAGLFVMRQLTA, encoded by the coding sequence ATGAACCATTTCCTCCTTGTCGCGCTGGGCGGCGGCATCGGCGCGGGCCTGCGCCATTTGGTCGGTCTTTGGACGCTGAAGGCCTTCGGTCCCGACTTTCCCTACGGCACGATCACGGTGAACATCGTGGGCTCACTGATCATGGGGCTGTTCATCGGCTGGCTCGTTCGCCATGGTGTCGGCGGCTCGCAATCGCTGCGCTACTTCGTGGCCACGGGCATGCTCGGTGGCTTCACCACCTTTTCCGCCTTTTCGCTCGATGTGGCGCTGATGTGGGAGCGCGGCGCCACCCAGGCGGCGGTCGCCTATGTACTCCTTTCCGTGGCACTTTCCATCGCCGCCGTTTTCGCCGGCCTGTTCGTGATGCGCCAGCTGACCGCCTGA
- a CDS encoding GNAT family N-acetyltransferase: MTDFPDTGIAITTADQLSTAALHAAMLEAFSDYVVPMRPTLAQFTAMLCQRSFDPKLTSVALENGGLIALWLIGCRESTGYLISSGTLPGWRGKGLAQRLASNSEALLKRAGVTSLQLEVISTNAQAIRVYEKLGFQAIRDLQCYAWHGIPEAPRQAHAVTEQDWQAMKPAVSDFRDWRPSWQNADEAVANLGDRLVSLTVETEGKIAGYAVVEPESGTLFQIAVHPEYRGKGIGSMLIASAATRCAEVKLRLLNADAADKGFAAFLERLGAKKSVLQFEMRKELG; the protein is encoded by the coding sequence GTGACAGATTTCCCAGATACCGGTATCGCAATCACGACGGCTGACCAGCTTTCTACCGCGGCCCTACATGCGGCAATGCTGGAGGCGTTTTCCGACTATGTCGTGCCCATGCGCCCCACTCTGGCACAATTTACGGCGATGCTGTGCCAGAGGTCCTTTGATCCGAAACTCACGTCCGTTGCCCTTGAAAACGGTGGACTTATCGCCCTGTGGCTGATCGGCTGCCGGGAAAGCACCGGCTATCTCATTTCCAGCGGCACCCTGCCTGGCTGGCGCGGCAAAGGGCTGGCGCAAAGGCTGGCGAGCAACAGCGAAGCGCTGTTGAAACGGGCCGGAGTGACGAGCCTTCAGCTGGAAGTAATCAGCACCAACGCACAGGCGATCCGCGTTTATGAAAAGCTTGGGTTTCAAGCGATACGCGACCTTCAATGCTACGCTTGGCATGGCATCCCGGAAGCTCCCCGCCAAGCGCATGCCGTCACCGAGCAGGACTGGCAAGCGATGAAACCGGCTGTGTCAGATTTCCGGGACTGGCGGCCGAGCTGGCAGAACGCGGATGAGGCCGTCGCCAATCTCGGCGACCGCCTTGTCAGTCTCACGGTCGAAACGGAAGGCAAAATCGCAGGCTATGCCGTGGTTGAACCGGAAAGCGGCACCCTGTTCCAGATCGCTGTTCATCCGGAATACCGGGGTAAAGGCATTGGCTCGATGTTGATCGCCTCGGCAGCGACACGCTGCGCCGAGGTAAAACTCAGGCTCCTCAACGCCGACGCCGCCGACAAGGGTTTCGCGGCCTTTCTGGAGCGCCTCGGAGCGAAAAAGAGCGTGCTGCAGTTCGAGATGAGGAAAGAGCTGGGTTAG
- a CDS encoding sterol desaturase family protein translates to MLKQALDIFLDFLPFWAVAYAVNVFLYFATGWVLVKIQNRYPEHRIQAHRRGEKRMWKEIRQSVWSLTATSGCLAGGVFLSVRGYTFVDPLPLTWWSVPLMFIISIVAFDAWFYWGHRMMHTKWLYRFHAEHHRSVAPTVWSTYSDDLVDAFVMQSYYLWAVLFLPIPAVVLVAHRLWDHFNGTIGHSGFEFYASPMSRMPSPMVCVTFHDQHHSRFKYNFANFFSVWDRMCGTIDPKYDEQVKKFEAMGKDGEKQVAAE, encoded by the coding sequence ATGCTGAAACAGGCCCTCGACATCTTTCTTGACTTCCTGCCTTTCTGGGCAGTGGCCTATGCGGTCAATGTGTTCCTGTATTTCGCCACCGGCTGGGTTCTGGTGAAGATCCAGAACCGGTATCCGGAACACCGGATCCAGGCCCACAGGCGTGGTGAAAAGCGTATGTGGAAAGAAATCCGCCAGAGCGTTTGGTCGCTGACGGCGACCTCCGGCTGCCTGGCGGGCGGGGTCTTCCTCTCCGTGCGCGGTTACACCTTCGTGGATCCGCTGCCGCTGACCTGGTGGTCCGTGCCGCTGATGTTCATCATCTCGATTGTTGCTTTCGACGCCTGGTTCTACTGGGGCCACCGGATGATGCACACCAAGTGGCTCTACCGTTTCCACGCCGAGCATCACCGCTCTGTGGCACCGACGGTCTGGAGCACCTATTCCGACGATCTGGTCGATGCCTTCGTCATGCAGAGCTATTACCTGTGGGCGGTGCTGTTCCTGCCGATCCCCGCCGTGGTCCTCGTCGCCCACCGGCTGTGGGACCATTTCAACGGCACCATCGGCCATTCGGGTTTCGAATTCTACGCCTCGCCGATGTCGCGGATGCCGTCGCCCATGGTCTGCGTCACGTTCCACGACCAGCACCATTCGCGCTTCAAGTACAATTTCGCCAATTTCTTCTCGGTCTGGGACCGGATGTGCGGAACCATCGACCCGAAATACGATGAGCAGGTGAAGAAGTTCGAGGCGATGGGCAAGGACGGTGAAAAGCAGGTCGCGGCAGAATAG
- a CDS encoding RluA family pseudouridine synthase: MSEIDQKKVTADEAGMRLDRWFKAHYPGLGFGRLQKLLRTGQVRVDGKRAESSTRIAKGQIVRIPPLGVELSADDTKNKRPKSTKLIADDRNAVEDMMLFEDDHVMVLNKPVGLAVQGGSGLKRHLDGMLDAFTDRKGNKPKLVHRLDRETSGIILVAKTRKAAQELTKAFRHRNTRKIYWAMLAGVPKPKQGRISTFLARSEEMERMRVARQGEDDAQHAVSLYSVVEQSAQKLSWVSMRPVTGRTHQLRAHAAHIGHPIIGDDKYFNIENWELPGGIQNRLHLLARRIVIPHPSGHGVIDVSAPLPPHMQQTWNLLGFDASDYDPDMNDPEE, from the coding sequence ATGTCCGAAATCGACCAGAAAAAAGTGACCGCAGACGAGGCGGGCATGCGCCTCGACCGCTGGTTCAAGGCACATTATCCGGGACTCGGCTTCGGCCGGCTACAGAAGCTGTTGCGGACCGGACAGGTGCGCGTCGACGGCAAACGGGCGGAAAGCTCGACCCGGATCGCCAAGGGGCAGATCGTCCGTATTCCGCCGCTCGGCGTGGAGCTGTCCGCGGACGACACCAAGAATAAAAGGCCCAAATCCACCAAGCTCATCGCCGACGACCGCAATGCGGTCGAAGACATGATGCTGTTCGAGGACGATCATGTGATGGTTCTCAACAAGCCGGTGGGACTTGCCGTGCAGGGCGGGTCCGGGTTGAAGCGCCATCTGGACGGCATGCTGGACGCGTTCACCGACCGCAAGGGCAACAAGCCGAAGCTGGTGCACCGGCTCGACCGGGAAACCTCCGGCATCATTCTGGTCGCCAAAACGCGCAAAGCGGCCCAGGAACTCACCAAGGCATTCCGCCACCGCAACACCCGCAAGATCTACTGGGCGATGCTGGCGGGCGTGCCCAAGCCCAAACAGGGGCGCATCTCCACCTTCCTTGCTCGTTCGGAGGAAATGGAGCGCATGCGCGTGGCGCGCCAGGGCGAGGACGATGCCCAGCACGCGGTTTCGCTCTATTCGGTGGTGGAGCAGTCGGCACAGAAGCTTTCCTGGGTTTCCATGCGTCCTGTTACCGGCCGGACCCACCAGCTCAGGGCCCATGCCGCCCATATCGGCCATCCGATCATCGGCGACGACAAGTATTTCAACATCGAGAACTGGGAGCTGCCCGGCGGCATCCAGAACCGGCTGCACCTGCTTGCCCGCCGGATCGTCATTCCCCATCCTTCGGGCCACGGCGTCATCGACGTCTCCGCCCCCCTGCCGCCGCACATGCAGCAGACCTGGAACCTGCTCGGCTTCGACGCCTCCGACTACGACCCGGACATGAACGACCCGGAGGAGTGA
- a CDS encoding 3' terminal RNA ribose 2'-O-methyltransferase Hen1: MQIELTLLAKAGADYSARDLGFLLHKHPDHLHKREVATGEVSIFYPEVSDTRTTAVVHLAVDPVGLVRGRSQQSDGLLTQYVNDRPYAANSFLSVALARSLGQSLSGKSKERQDLADRTLPFEARIVPVSLAGDTDLIHAVFDPLGYEVDITVLDQDAGIVDLTLKGAMRLSSLLSHLYVLIPVLDNAKHYWVDKDEVDKLLAKGEGWLAEHPKRDLITRRALKHRRALMNMTLARLDETLAAAEAEDEPVPEPEERLEEPIRLHDLRLNAVVEILEAHRAATVLDLGCGEGKLLSHLVRKRGFSRIVGVDPSVQTLAKARRKLRLDQAGDALQERVTLQMGSLTYGDRRWKGFDAATLVEVIEHIEPHRLSSLSLSLFGDARPGLVVVTTPNREYNALFPDLEPGRLRHPDHRFEWTRAEFTDWGEAVAADYGYEVSFSPLGPVDEALGGPSQMAIFTRGADQ, from the coding sequence ATGCAGATCGAACTTACATTGCTGGCGAAAGCCGGTGCGGACTACAGTGCCCGCGACCTCGGATTTCTCCTCCATAAGCATCCCGATCACCTGCACAAGCGGGAGGTGGCAACGGGCGAAGTGTCGATTTTCTATCCGGAAGTTTCCGATACCCGGACAACCGCCGTGGTCCATCTGGCGGTCGACCCAGTCGGCCTCGTCCGGGGCCGAAGCCAGCAGAGCGACGGCTTGCTGACCCAGTATGTCAACGACCGGCCTTATGCCGCCAATTCCTTTCTGTCGGTGGCGCTGGCCAGGTCGCTCGGTCAATCCCTGTCGGGCAAGTCGAAGGAGCGGCAGGACCTGGCGGATCGCACGCTTCCCTTTGAGGCACGGATCGTCCCGGTTTCTCTAGCCGGCGACACCGACCTGATCCATGCCGTTTTCGACCCATTGGGCTATGAAGTCGACATAACGGTTCTTGATCAGGACGCGGGGATCGTCGATCTGACGCTGAAAGGCGCGATGCGGCTTTCGTCCCTGCTGAGCCATCTCTATGTGCTGATTCCGGTGCTTGATAATGCCAAGCACTATTGGGTGGATAAGGACGAAGTGGACAAGCTGTTGGCCAAGGGCGAAGGCTGGCTTGCTGAACACCCCAAGCGGGACCTGATTACGCGACGGGCCCTGAAACACAGGCGGGCGCTGATGAATATGACGCTGGCGCGCCTGGACGAAACCCTGGCAGCTGCGGAAGCGGAAGACGAACCGGTGCCAGAGCCGGAAGAGCGCCTGGAAGAACCGATCCGCCTGCATGACCTTCGGCTGAACGCAGTCGTGGAGATATTGGAAGCCCACCGGGCTGCTACGGTTCTCGATCTCGGTTGCGGTGAGGGGAAGCTCCTGTCCCATCTCGTCAGGAAGCGGGGATTCAGCCGGATTGTCGGTGTCGATCCTTCTGTACAGACGCTGGCCAAAGCGCGTCGCAAGTTGCGCCTGGATCAGGCCGGCGATGCGCTGCAGGAACGGGTTACCTTGCAGATGGGGAGCCTGACTTACGGCGACAGGCGATGGAAAGGGTTCGATGCGGCGACGCTGGTTGAAGTCATCGAGCATATCGAGCCGCACAGGCTGTCATCGCTGTCGCTTTCGCTGTTTGGAGATGCACGGCCCGGCCTGGTTGTCGTGACCACGCCTAACCGCGAATACAACGCCTTGTTTCCGGATCTGGAACCGGGACGGCTCCGCCATCCTGACCACCGTTTCGAGTGGACGCGTGCGGAGTTTACGGATTGGGGCGAGGCGGTTGCCGCGGACTACGGTTATGAGGTGTCGTTTTCGCCGCTGGGACCGGTGGACGAGGCGCTGGGCGGACCCTCGCAGATGGCGATTTTCACAAGGGGAGCGGATCAGTGA